A genome region from Blautia coccoides includes the following:
- a CDS encoding cadherin-like beta sandwich domain-containing protein yields the protein MRGKKKMRYLAMFMAVVMGVTSLSDSVLAAFNSTAEEANAKDTLKKLEEGQEIEAQEAKYILESLGIFNEDGSMNTSKIIMDQREYSLEEIKEYLQGGTADLDKKVSVDGTELTLGNVQTMLQIEEELSNYQTTYFPENTGEYTPEMEATISSLLMQLNEGKLTIKAKNAANVINRDVTLSVDELAEAPAGEEITVNLTISEAVTHTIFVEYRTMDGVAKDGTDYEGKKGVLRIPAGETTASVTIPTKNSIDENDESTWWNGNKLFYVEFTNVTGAVFTDGGSFQYSKAGIQGNLADLDGSPWTATSGSLPNPAYDPTTTTEPENFYFYSFSVPQSYVKVIDFLTANLDSDDGNGVGVFYDLRTLSEDGQSLSDKWGSIGAYPEYQSGNLVYNIDLSENSTGFPAFVKNGGYKKTIAALPTTRYSALYSLKPMCKPVTGTTVTLKPAETDQIYYEDAMIPCVLQTNGNVSLGGPVSIFEDGVLSTDDGRRFGDTFSCLLTKDQYEAVKLMCSENESTYPNFNRADYSWSQEPNMGAMDMGKGTVQFEGFDTANNKFITDGPKYVQEYIKGITVDKQSYDPGTEGDQTVTVTVTYDNQTPNDDWLWNDYANDYNKEGKESVDRLKVSLDGGATLYQLSPELDEKGDPKKNGKLTAQIPLPYNTQTEEQTYRAELFLMPAAADVTVPQVTGVKSDYACLVGANHMAEFKVKPVNLIQEGELELQNLPDGNILYMVQEEACTLGCSITTENPTFPGIEWTSSNEDVALINRMTGVITPKAEGEVQFTATANNRKAAPAVSVQTPVITVVNDGPPAIAVPKGMDIVHARKKGKASVYWMSNLNGKGNDQVYTVDLYEGDYTDKEKELPAEDKIIKTYEFTETVTGEIEENVLTKVSKDGLPVYTFAVHTPNPDNPQMELSARGGIIVSPVPASVRLTTPEKLYMVDSETDSFPVSWSLSDTEEDYEFQLSVKKNGDEIYSTTEGTSAAFSVDKVDEGTLKDVYTVTAKVRNKGTEDKLWSTDSYLVQVYREGAFAFNVDGEREENGASIAIANEERIPTLKNYNGSWSDEDSQAIVDMNRQISLDKSVKIFDSSSWNMAADRFAWSSDDSSVMPLYRKDSTGYTNIEKLASPYQAPDQVFMMSGKKDGTATVKAVHSRTGKEMSLTTEISTLKDKLYLFQFTPMQETTITYERRDGKEVSIRTNEQGQAAIYDPDGIENAVQARSGSEDTTLYLGTVQPDVLVSSEKDKGRDELYPVNYITLDEAAHVKLYLKDEKGDPYKGKVTYTGGAYKNQKYCPLVQKGSMDNRLETTLGQDGELEFYYDVTRLYSEDEDAHTQLHAGDYLEFVYDIRTPDDAYYPRLITVDSYSQERGASFTDSIVNLEKNTDTEKKVYISAQKVEYPNKGDLDILGRKEPIGCTNQYPKISLKTEMLCWGLDTDSDFQCFLTDEEQKKLGRQEFKVKKYPFTDLMTASNEVPVDENTGIDMGSSRRFTSQLYENGEMVRSIPLPFPVTNMIGIEVTEEKQFKPFTVDVNLKQTTAGDAASQGGEVGSRGLQKFNTGVDTPFFKVTVTPTVDPFVFHAFAGYDIDLLGMDTDMVMNPIDCDTTGANASAFVAAVTGKEKNLSGRFQGKMNKTLKKPGDTDFGGRAAGYMAGDIIFNIETGAFEFVITDSGFTLGGKFGYHWTFNSVVGIVPITAEFALGAAMELDYKAMAAYSQETNKFGSDILTTLRVNAYMRAFAGFGFDVAILALKIGMFGQINLEHYSQFLSRTYQKSDKQIQGHRTELSGVIGIEFMLKVFFFKYRKVLASTNMPTLTFYNGNWDAIQQWIAQADLPDWGGNVSPNAMLLSENGGLAEVDNAILAEDRSYLQRAAVFSLEDDHTALDTLLAPAYPYGYPQVTRDGGITVALSDQNSADLNQTRVYWSQGSNAPSQAIPVDWTGEETPDSNVSLAGTGSFAVAAWEKLRSPVSMDQQGEYSNAEASVGMSQMMNDSEVVASVYEGGSWNSVRLTDNNNADMAPQAASNGEDAVVIYRSMAGSNLDDPLDNDVMDELWYSRYSKGKWSEPTPIYRETNGSISALEAVMDENGHTGIAFTVKREDASSEEEISDTFFMALRADDTVTDSIRLTLGEGTNENAKITAANVDGRSQFITAWYQNQYDADLDSTVGDICFKILDSDGVVKTDFPDSLSEMNTNSSAALGSRFEFVKSAGESLEHTGIAWTASDMTPKEDSSQETEKDLLYVSMFKDTDKGIVMTPGTVAADPGDYTSIDSFSVWSQDEKTLNSMLLGTYYDSSNASLATIYEGQPVNIAEDTSILMSGSASLNNKMEVDHVSYENEALQKGGLLPLSFYVVNQGYETVNRIKITSGDTVLADEAVSLLPGRDMMVSGNYPIPNEEDKNIANVEYTVSASFESGEENTEGTIVLDTPDAGISLKEVNILKEQDEIREFQMQFYNDSANDLSKTGYKVKLGFYKSSGGEVAADVKLLSDTRKTQEPIGTGVYQLSQEQVQMLDKDSLSMNFAYELTDADTLPMNLYAKLWIEDEDGNKVMDSNVLNNDKMIRFQDLMAKNNGKQFLTENQVSVKSNSTEATVTVKNLSRTTAENVNVLVGLYSASGKLLDTKYLAVNQDELMNLGAEGTESRQLTFDQPGNYVRSTVLMQNFDRADASLKSLGAEQVKFTADFDPDTLDYEGDGENLSGTVITAASSHPEAAVTINGETTVNGTLQVPLSYGENVITIEVRSAEEGMETRTYTLKINNKEVKENNYLTLVRADQETESDWYGTPVSYRINLPENVKDAGFASFRFTTDNGTTWSEENVWEQGKENLVEIAQEGIYDNGIAVRLFREDGSYLESNPISVNIDMTPPVITGITYEKLDEEGNVIPGEEADGNWKGNLRILVHTTDALSGIGKVNAVMESEPGTGYTAEAGEEGIYTFEVSPSYRGNILITSEDKVGKSVRNSIRVNVDDKVPAGMLFETQVSKTDPTAEPVTVSIKTIHPDMVSDSIEYSVGDEEHWQQYSEPFAVEENTIIYYRAQDTSGNMTEVQTLTISNIDKNPPILKLNLTGDAEGWNAGDVGVTVANEGKILGEPAFYYCEKGKEDQESKWRKIDADEDGKYGVVFTEEGEHTWIFKAVSPAGTESKYVESVIRIDRTLPTGSLKIGTESWDSLQSRSSKTIKRGSDPSMRITSDDEPSGVRSVEYAVSTQRITEISKMGEEELTWKTYRSAVKVPLNKKGVTIVYARITDMAGNTTYLSSDDYKYEESKTIISKIKDMLTGSVATGDNTPIMLFVILLLAAAAVLLTLSVKRQKRGKK from the coding sequence ATGAGAGGAAAAAAGAAAATGCGTTATCTGGCTATGTTTATGGCAGTGGTGATGGGGGTCACTTCACTGTCTGATTCGGTTCTTGCTGCTTTTAATAGTACCGCAGAGGAGGCTAATGCAAAAGATACCCTGAAGAAGCTGGAGGAAGGCCAGGAAATAGAGGCTCAGGAGGCGAAATACATTCTGGAGAGCCTGGGCATTTTTAATGAAGACGGCTCTATGAATACGTCAAAAATCATTATGGATCAAAGAGAGTATTCTCTGGAAGAGATAAAGGAATATCTGCAGGGAGGAACAGCTGATCTTGATAAGAAGGTATCTGTGGATGGAACAGAGCTGACTCTCGGAAATGTGCAGACCATGCTTCAGATCGAGGAGGAACTGTCCAATTATCAGACCACTTATTTCCCTGAAAACACAGGGGAATATACACCGGAAATGGAGGCAACCATATCTTCCCTCCTTATGCAGCTCAATGAGGGTAAGCTGACCATAAAGGCTAAAAATGCGGCAAATGTGATCAACAGAGATGTAACCCTTTCGGTGGATGAATTGGCAGAAGCTCCGGCAGGTGAGGAGATTACAGTAAATCTTACCATCTCGGAGGCGGTCACTCATACTATTTTTGTAGAGTACAGGACAATGGACGGGGTTGCCAAGGACGGTACGGATTATGAAGGGAAAAAAGGTGTTTTGCGCATCCCGGCAGGGGAGACAACAGCTTCTGTTACCATTCCTACAAAAAACAGTATTGATGAGAACGATGAAAGTACCTGGTGGAACGGAAATAAGTTATTTTATGTTGAGTTTACGAATGTAACAGGCGCTGTCTTTACAGACGGTGGAAGCTTCCAGTATTCCAAGGCCGGAATCCAAGGAAATCTGGCAGATTTAGATGGCAGTCCGTGGACGGCAACGTCAGGAAGCCTTCCCAATCCTGCCTATGATCCCACAACGACCACCGAACCTGAGAATTTTTATTTTTATAGTTTTTCCGTGCCACAGAGTTATGTAAAAGTCATTGACTTTTTGACTGCGAATCTTGACAGTGACGATGGCAATGGTGTGGGCGTCTTTTATGATTTGCGCACCTTGAGTGAGGACGGACAATCTCTTTCCGATAAATGGGGAAGCATAGGGGCCTATCCGGAGTATCAGAGCGGAAATCTGGTTTATAATATAGATTTAAGTGAAAACAGTACAGGATTTCCAGCATTCGTGAAGAATGGGGGCTACAAAAAGACTATAGCGGCATTACCCACGACAAGATATTCCGCACTGTATTCACTAAAACCTATGTGTAAACCAGTAACGGGAACAACGGTAACTTTAAAACCGGCAGAAACGGACCAGATCTATTATGAAGATGCTATGATTCCCTGTGTTTTACAGACCAATGGAAATGTATCCTTGGGGGGACCTGTGAGTATATTTGAGGACGGTGTTTTGTCTACGGATGATGGAAGAAGATTTGGCGATACTTTTTCCTGTCTGTTGACAAAGGATCAGTATGAAGCCGTAAAGTTAATGTGCAGTGAAAATGAAAGTACCTATCCGAACTTTAACAGAGCAGACTACAGTTGGAGCCAGGAACCCAATATGGGTGCCATGGATATGGGGAAGGGAACGGTTCAGTTTGAGGGATTCGATACTGCCAATAATAAGTTCATTACAGACGGTCCTAAATATGTGCAGGAATACATTAAAGGAATTACGGTGGACAAGCAGTCCTATGACCCGGGTACCGAAGGGGACCAGACTGTTACGGTTACAGTAACTTATGATAACCAGACTCCTAATGATGACTGGCTCTGGAATGATTATGCCAATGATTACAACAAAGAAGGAAAAGAGTCTGTGGACCGTCTGAAAGTAAGCTTGGACGGAGGGGCAACTCTGTATCAGCTCTCCCCGGAGCTGGACGAAAAGGGAGACCCTAAAAAGAATGGTAAACTGACGGCACAGATTCCCCTGCCCTATAATACCCAGACGGAGGAACAGACCTACAGAGCAGAACTGTTTCTTATGCCGGCGGCTGCCGATGTGACGGTTCCCCAGGTAACCGGTGTGAAATCGGATTATGCCTGCCTTGTGGGAGCAAACCATATGGCAGAATTTAAGGTAAAACCAGTGAATCTGATTCAGGAGGGGGAATTGGAGCTTCAGAACCTTCCGGATGGAAATATTCTGTATATGGTGCAGGAGGAAGCGTGCACACTCGGATGCAGTATAACCACAGAGAATCCTACATTCCCCGGAATCGAATGGACCAGCAGCAATGAAGATGTGGCCCTGATCAACCGTATGACCGGCGTGATCACACCTAAGGCCGAAGGTGAAGTACAATTTACGGCAACAGCTAATAACAGGAAAGCTGCGCCGGCAGTGTCAGTCCAGACGCCTGTGATCACAGTGGTAAATGATGGGCCTCCGGCCATTGCCGTTCCAAAAGGGATGGATATAGTCCATGCCAGAAAAAAGGGAAAAGCATCTGTTTACTGGATGAGTAATCTTAACGGTAAGGGAAATGATCAGGTTTATACTGTAGATCTGTATGAGGGAGATTATACAGATAAAGAGAAAGAACTTCCGGCAGAAGACAAGATCATCAAAACATATGAATTTACGGAAACCGTAACCGGAGAAATCGAAGAAAATGTTTTGACAAAAGTGTCAAAAGACGGATTACCGGTATATACCTTTGCAGTACATACACCCAACCCGGATAACCCTCAGATGGAATTGTCCGCAAGAGGAGGAATCATAGTCAGTCCGGTTCCTGCCTCTGTGCGTCTGACCACACCGGAGAAGCTTTACATGGTGGATAGTGAGACAGACAGTTTTCCGGTTTCCTGGTCTTTATCGGATACGGAAGAAGATTATGAGTTCCAGCTTTCTGTGAAAAAGAACGGGGATGAGATTTACAGTACCACAGAGGGGACATCTGCAGCATTTTCAGTTGACAAAGTTGACGAGGGAACGCTTAAGGATGTTTATACTGTTACGGCAAAGGTACGAAATAAAGGTACAGAAGATAAGCTGTGGTCCACGGATTCTTATCTGGTGCAGGTATACCGTGAGGGGGCTTTTGCTTTTAATGTGGACGGGGAGAGAGAAGAAAATGGCGCAAGTATTGCCATTGCCAATGAGGAAAGGATTCCTACTTTAAAAAATTATAACGGCAGTTGGTCCGACGAGGATAGTCAGGCAATCGTGGATATGAACCGACAAATCTCTCTGGATAAATCCGTTAAGATTTTTGATAGCAGTAGCTGGAATATGGCTGCAGACAGATTTGCCTGGTCATCGGATGACAGTTCCGTGATGCCTCTCTACAGAAAAGACAGTACCGGATATACAAATATTGAGAAACTTGCCAGTCCTTATCAGGCACCGGACCAGGTATTCATGATGTCCGGCAAAAAGGATGGAACAGCTACCGTGAAAGCAGTGCACAGCCGTACGGGCAAAGAGATGAGTCTGACGACAGAGATCAGTACCCTGAAAGACAAGCTGTATTTATTCCAGTTTACTCCCATGCAGGAAACTACCATTACGTACGAGAGAAGAGACGGAAAAGAGGTAAGTATTCGTACCAACGAACAGGGACAGGCGGCCATCTATGACCCGGACGGTATAGAGAATGCTGTTCAGGCCCGTTCCGGTTCTGAGGATACCACCCTTTATCTGGGGACTGTTCAGCCGGATGTTTTAGTTTCCTCTGAGAAGGACAAGGGAAGAGATGAGCTGTATCCTGTGAACTACATTACATTGGATGAAGCGGCTCATGTAAAATTATATCTGAAAGATGAAAAAGGAGATCCCTATAAGGGGAAGGTCACCTATACTGGAGGTGCTTATAAAAATCAGAAATACTGTCCCCTGGTGCAGAAAGGGAGCATGGACAATCGTCTGGAGACGACTTTGGGACAGGACGGAGAATTGGAATTCTATTATGATGTTACCAGATTATACAGTGAAGACGAGGATGCCCATACACAGCTGCATGCAGGTGACTATCTGGAATTTGTGTACGATATCCGAACACCGGATGATGCATATTATCCCAGACTGATAACAGTGGACAGTTATTCCCAAGAGAGAGGGGCAAGCTTTACAGACAGTATCGTAAATCTGGAAAAAAATACGGATACGGAAAAGAAAGTCTATATCTCTGCACAGAAGGTAGAGTATCCCAATAAGGGAGACTTAGATATTTTGGGCAGAAAGGAACCCATAGGATGCACAAACCAGTATCCCAAAATCTCTCTGAAGACAGAAATGTTGTGCTGGGGACTGGATACAGATTCTGATTTCCAGTGTTTCCTTACAGATGAAGAACAGAAGAAACTGGGGCGGCAGGAATTTAAAGTGAAAAAGTATCCCTTTACAGACCTGATGACAGCATCTAATGAGGTGCCTGTAGATGAGAATACGGGGATAGACATGGGAAGCTCCAGACGCTTTACATCCCAGTTATATGAGAACGGTGAAATGGTCAGGTCTATACCGCTGCCGTTCCCTGTAACAAATATGATAGGGATTGAGGTGACCGAAGAAAAGCAGTTCAAGCCTTTTACCGTGGATGTAAACTTAAAACAGACAACCGCAGGTGATGCCGCTTCCCAAGGCGGTGAGGTAGGGAGCAGGGGGCTTCAGAAGTTTAATACAGGAGTAGACACACCCTTCTTTAAGGTAACCGTTACGCCTACGGTGGATCCCTTTGTATTCCATGCATTTGCGGGATATGATATAGATCTTCTGGGGATGGATACAGATATGGTCATGAATCCCATAGACTGTGACACTACCGGTGCCAATGCATCCGCTTTTGTAGCGGCTGTTACGGGTAAAGAGAAGAATTTATCAGGGCGGTTTCAAGGGAAAATGAATAAAACGCTGAAGAAACCGGGAGATACAGATTTCGGAGGCAGGGCAGCCGGTTATATGGCCGGAGATATTATATTTAATATAGAGACAGGAGCCTTTGAATTCGTGATCACAGACAGCGGATTTACACTGGGTGGGAAATTCGGATATCATTGGACCTTTAACTCTGTGGTGGGAATTGTCCCCATCACGGCAGAATTTGCACTGGGTGCTGCTATGGAGCTGGATTATAAGGCCATGGCCGCTTACTCGCAGGAGACCAATAAGTTTGGTTCAGATATTCTCACCACGCTGCGGGTAAATGCCTATATGCGTGCATTTGCGGGATTTGGTTTTGATGTGGCGATTCTGGCACTGAAAATAGGTATGTTCGGACAGATCAATTTGGAGCATTACAGTCAATTCTTGAGCCGGACCTATCAGAAGAGTGACAAGCAGATCCAGGGACACAGGACAGAACTGTCAGGTGTGATCGGTATTGAATTTATGCTGAAGGTATTTTTCTTCAAGTACAGGAAGGTGCTGGCGTCCACCAATATGCCTACGCTTACCTTCTATAACGGAAACTGGGATGCTATCCAGCAATGGATCGCCCAGGCAGATCTTCCGGACTGGGGAGGAAATGTATCGCCCAATGCTATGCTGTTGTCTGAAAACGGCGGACTCGCCGAGGTGGATAATGCTATTCTTGCAGAAGACAGAAGCTATCTGCAGCGTGCAGCCGTGTTTTCACTGGAAGACGACCATACGGCTCTTGATACCCTGTTGGCTCCGGCTTATCCTTACGGATATCCCCAGGTGACCAGGGACGGAGGAATTACAGTGGCGTTGAGTGACCAGAATTCTGCGGATCTGAATCAAACAAGGGTTTACTGGAGCCAGGGCAGCAATGCGCCCTCCCAGGCAATTCCCGTAGACTGGACAGGTGAGGAGACGCCGGATTCCAATGTTTCACTGGCAGGTACCGGAAGCTTTGCCGTGGCCGCATGGGAGAAGCTGAGAAGCCCTGTATCCATGGATCAGCAGGGGGAATATTCTAATGCTGAGGCATCTGTGGGTATGTCTCAGATGATGAACGATTCGGAGGTGGTGGCTTCCGTTTATGAGGGAGGTTCCTGGAATTCTGTTCGGCTGACAGATAATAATAATGCGGATATGGCACCCCAGGCCGCATCAAACGGTGAAGATGCAGTGGTTATTTACCGGAGCATGGCAGGTTCCAATTTGGATGATCCCCTGGATAATGATGTTATGGATGAGCTGTGGTACAGCCGTTACAGTAAAGGAAAGTGGTCAGAACCCACACCCATCTACCGGGAAACCAACGGTTCGATCAGCGCTCTTGAGGCAGTTATGGATGAAAATGGCCATACAGGAATCGCGTTTACTGTAAAAAGAGAAGATGCATCCTCTGAGGAGGAGATAAGCGATACCTTCTTTATGGCACTGAGAGCGGACGATACGGTTACAGATTCCATCAGACTTACACTGGGTGAAGGTACAAACGAAAATGCCAAGATCACTGCTGCAAATGTGGATGGCAGAAGCCAGTTTATAACAGCCTGGTATCAGAATCAGTATGACGCAGATTTGGATTCTACGGTAGGTGACATCTGTTTTAAGATTCTGGACAGCGATGGTGTGGTCAAGACGGATTTCCCGGACAGCTTAAGCGAAATGAACACCAACAGCAGCGCAGCTCTTGGCAGCAGATTTGAATTTGTAAAATCAGCAGGGGAATCTCTGGAACATACAGGAATCGCCTGGACAGCATCTGATATGACACCGAAGGAGGATTCCTCACAGGAAACGGAAAAAGACCTTCTGTATGTATCTATGTTTAAAGATACGGATAAAGGGATTGTCATGACACCTGGAACCGTTGCAGCGGATCCGGGAGATTATACATCCATAGACAGCTTCAGTGTATGGAGCCAGGATGAAAAGACGCTGAACAGCATGCTTTTGGGAACCTATTATGATTCATCCAATGCATCTCTGGCCACGATCTATGAAGGACAGCCAGTTAATATTGCGGAAGATACATCAATCCTAATGAGCGGAAGTGCGTCACTGAACAACAAAATGGAAGTGGACCATGTAAGCTATGAAAATGAAGCTCTTCAAAAAGGAGGACTGCTTCCTCTATCATTCTATGTGGTGAACCAGGGATATGAGACAGTAAACAGGATTAAGATCACCTCAGGGGATACAGTTCTGGCAGATGAAGCGGTATCTCTGCTTCCGGGCCGGGATATGATGGTCAGTGGAAATTATCCTATACCCAATGAGGAAGATAAAAATATTGCCAACGTTGAGTATACCGTCAGCGCATCCTTTGAGAGTGGTGAGGAAAATACAGAGGGAACCATAGTATTGGATACACCGGATGCGGGGATCAGTTTAAAAGAAGTAAATATTTTAAAAGAACAGGATGAAATAAGAGAGTTCCAGATGCAGTTCTATAATGACAGCGCAAATGATCTGTCAAAGACGGGATATAAAGTAAAACTTGGATTTTATAAGAGCAGCGGCGGAGAAGTAGCAGCAGATGTGAAACTTCTCTCCGATACCCGAAAAACCCAGGAACCAATAGGAACAGGTGTGTACCAATTGTCACAGGAACAGGTACAGATGCTTGACAAGGATAGTCTGAGCATGAATTTTGCTTATGAACTTACAGACGCGGACACACTCCCTATGAATTTATATGCCAAATTATGGATAGAAGATGAGGATGGCAACAAGGTCATGGATTCTAATGTCCTGAACAATGACAAAATGATCAGATTCCAGGATCTGATGGCAAAGAACAACGGGAAACAGTTTCTCACAGAGAACCAGGTATCTGTAAAGAGTAATTCCACAGAAGCCACTGTCACGGTAAAGAATCTGTCCAGGACAACAGCAGAGAATGTAAATGTTCTGGTGGGGCTGTACAGCGCTTCAGGAAAACTTTTAGATACCAAATATCTGGCAGTTAATCAAGATGAACTGATGAACCTTGGAGCAGAGGGAACAGAATCCAGACAGTTGACATTTGATCAGCCGGGTAATTATGTGCGCTCAACAGTGCTGATGCAGAATTTTGACCGGGCAGATGCTTCATTAAAGAGCCTAGGCGCAGAACAAGTAAAATTTACGGCAGATTTTGATCCGGATACACTGGATTATGAAGGAGATGGTGAGAATCTTTCGGGAACTGTCATCACAGCAGCCAGCAGCCATCCGGAAGCGGCTGTGACCATCAACGGAGAGACTACTGTGAACGGAACCCTCCAGGTACCTCTTTCCTACGGGGAAAATGTGATCACCATTGAAGTGCGATCCGCAGAAGAGGGAATGGAGACAAGAACCTATACATTGAAGATCAATAATAAAGAGGTAAAGGAGAACAATTATCTGACTCTGGTACGGGCAGATCAGGAAACGGAAAGTGACTGGTACGGCACACCTGTGAGCTATAGGATCAATTTGCCAGAAAATGTAAAGGATGCAGGATTTGCCTCTTTCAGATTCACCACGGACAATGGCACCACCTGGAGCGAAGAGAACGTATGGGAGCAGGGGAAAGAAAACCTGGTCGAGATTGCCCAAGAAGGTATCTATGACAATGGAATTGCGGTCCGTCTGTTTAGAGAGGACGGAAGTTATTTGGAGAGTAATCCCATATCTGTAAATATTGATATGACACCGCCTGTTATTACGGGGATCACTTATGAAAAATTAGATGAAGAAGGTAATGTAATACCGGGCGAAGAAGCAGACGGCAACTGGAAAGGAAACTTAAGGATTCTGGTACATACAACGGATGCTCTTTCAGGAATCGGAAAAGTAAATGCTGTCATGGAATCAGAGCCGGGGACAGGGTATACGGCCGAGGCGGGAGAGGAAGGAATCTATACTTTTGAAGTATCACCATCCTACAGAGGCAACATCCTGATCACATCCGAAGACAAGGTGGGCAAGTCTGTACGAAATTCCATTCGTGTCAATGTGGATGATAAAGTACCGGCAGGCATGCTTTTTGAAACACAGGTAAGTAAGACAGATCCTACGGCAGAACCGGTTACTGTTTCTATAAAGACCATTCATCCGGATATGGTATCTGACAGTATCGAATATTCTGTAGGAGATGAAGAACACTGGCAGCAATACAGTGAGCCATTTGCCGTGGAAGAAAACACGATAATCTACTACAGGGCACAGGATACCTCAGGAAATATGACAGAGGTTCAGACGCTGACAATTTCCAATATTGATAAGAATCCACCAATACTGAAGCTGAACCTCACAGGAGATGCAGAGGGGTGGAATGCAGGAGATGTAGGCGTGACAGTGGCCAATGAAGGTAAAATACTGGGCGAACCGGCATTCTATTACTGTGAAAAAGGGAAAGAGGATCAGGAGAGCAAATGGAGAAAGATAGATGCAGATGAGGATGGAAAATACGGGGTTGTCTTTACCGAAGAAGGTGAGCACACCTGGATTTTCAAGGCTGTTTCCCCTGCAGGAACAGAAAGCAAGTATGTGGAGTCCGTGATCAGGATTGACCGTACGCTGCCCACAGGAAGTCTGAAGATTGGCACGGAAAGCTGGGACAGCCTTCAGAGCAGGAGTAGTAAGACCATAAAGAGAGGAAGCGATCCCTCCATGAGAATCACCTCTGATGATGAACCCTCAGGTGTCAGAAGTGTGGAATATGCTGTAAGCACACAGAGGATCACAGAAATCTCAAAAATGGGAGAAGAGGAATTAACCTGGAAAACATACCGTTCTGCTGTAAAAGTACCGTTGAATAAAAAGGGTGTAACTATCGTATATGCAAGAATAACAGATATGGCAGGAAATACAACGTATCTGTCCTCCGATGATTATAAATATGAGGAGTCCAAAACGATTATTTCCAAAATAAAGGATATGCTTACCGGAAGTGTGGCAACCGGAGATAATACACCTATTATGCTGTTTGTTATTTTGCTGTTGGCAGCCGCAGCAGTTCTCCTGACTTTGTCTGTGAAACGGCAAAAGAGAGGAAAAAAGTAG
- a CDS encoding GrpB family protein: MILNEKVHIENHNLHWRYDFNDEIKMLKNKPHLKTLTFEHIGSTSIPNIKAKPIIDIIIGVRSFPPEKIVIQEIEASGYTYMREMSVSDRLYFIKRDIKNFNLHIVEYKGDVWKKDILFRDYMIKYPEKAQAYSDLKEQILAGGIDTLLEYSEKKAEFISEVLRDI; encoded by the coding sequence TTGATATTGAATGAAAAAGTACATATAGAAAATCATAATCTTCATTGGCGCTATGATTTTAATGATGAAATAAAAATGTTAAAAAATAAACCGCACTTAAAAACACTGACTTTTGAACATATTGGTAGCACTTCAATTCCAAACATAAAAGCAAAACCGATTATAGATATTATTATAGGGGTGAGGAGCTTCCCGCCAGAAAAGATAGTAATACAAGAAATAGAAGCAAGCGGCTATACATATATGCGGGAAATGAGTGTATCTGACAGATTATATTTTATAAAAAGAGATATAAAGAATTTTAACTTACATATCGTCGAATACAAAGGGGATGTATGGAAAAAGGATATATTGTTTCGTGACTATATGATAAAGTATCCGGAAAAAGCACAGGCATACTCGGACTTAAAAGAACAAATTTTAGCCGGTGGAATTGATACCTTATTGGAATATTCTGAAAAGAAAGCAGAGTTTATTTCGGAAGTTCTACGAGATATATAG